CCGTGGCCTCCGGACGAAGAGCGAGCATCTGCCCCTTTTTGTCGGGGAAGACGTACATCTCTTTGTGCACGATGTCCGTGGCCGTACCCACCCCGCGGGAGAAGAGCTCCGCCAACTCCAAAATGGGCGGCCGGATCTCTTTGTAGCCGTAGAGGGCGAAAAGGCTGCGGATCTCCTCCTCGAGTTTCTGCCAAAGGGTAGCTTCCTCGGGGAGGATATCGCGCATGCCCCGGACGCTTTCCACCCTCATTTTCTGAGCTCCCGTTCGAGGTTGAGGATCTCCACGAGGGCCTCGGCAGCCTGGGCTCCTTTGTTCCCGGCTTTTCCTCCGGCCCGCTCCAGGGCTTGGTCGAAGGTGTCGGCGGTGAGGACCCCGAAGGTCACGGGAACTGGCCCCTCCAAGGCGAGCTTGGCTAGCCCTTTGGCCACCTCGCTGGCGATGTACTCGAAATGCGGAGTTTCTCCCCGCACCACCGCCGCCAGGGCCACCACCCCGTCCACTTTTCCGCTTTCCGCCACAATGCGCACGGCCCTAGGGAGCTCAAACGCGCCGGGAACCCAGAGGACCACCATGTCCTCATCCCGCACGCCCAGCCGCCTGAGCCGATCCTGGGCCCCGGCCAAAAGCTCCCGCGTCACTAGCTCGTTGAATCGGGAGACTACGAGGCCTACCCGCAGCCCCCGGCCATCCA
The Methanomassiliicoccales archaeon genome window above contains:
- a CDS encoding 6,7-dimethyl-8-ribityllumazine synthase translates to MPVFEGRLDGRGLRVGLVVSRFNELVTRELLAGAQDRLRRLGVRDEDMVVLWVPGAFELPRAVRIVAESGKVDGVVALAAVVRGETPHFEYIASEVAKGLAKLALEGPVPVTFGVLTADTFDQALERAGGKAGNKGAQAAEALVEILNLERELRK